The nucleotide sequence CGGTTGAGGAAGAGGAAGAATCTACCAAAACCGCGGAAAGTGATGTTATGTCGGCATATACGAAATTTTTACATACGCCAAAGATAGAAACCGAAGACTCCGATAACCCTAATGACGAGATGAAAAGGTGTGCCCAAGCCTACATCACAGGATATATACTTTTTCAGTTGATACGTAGAGTTAAATGTTCTTGCGTTCAGGAGTTTAAAGAGATGGAGGGAACAGAGAGAAGTTATTCGCTCCTATATTTGCAATATAGAGCGTATGAAACCTCTACTAATAACGATAAATGTGGAAATTTAACAGTTCCTACAGAAGCATTCGAGAGGAAAATGGTCGTGTTGATTGAAATGTTTGAGGAACTattcacaaaaattaaacaCGAAAATAATCTATGCAAAAAGATTATACACCAGGCAATGCAGCTGCATCTCTTTGATGATGTATGCCACAACAACAACTTGCTTGAGTACACAATAAAATTTCTCATCAAGATTCGCATTACAGCAATTAACAAgcaatttaaatcaaaaaaatccaaagagggactataaaataaaataaacttatcatcaattgttgataatttcgtgataatttattgtaaatctcttacgaaaaacaaaggaaattcacattagaggaaagtactctccctttgaacgttcgtgccttcgaataatgttaattttcttttatttttcgtaagagacttacacatttttattaaatattagttggcttatcatcaattgttaataattccgtaataatttagtgtaaatctcttaggaaaagtaaaagaaattcacattattcgaaggcatgaacgttcgaagggagagcactttcccctatagctactctcacgattgcaccTGAGCTTGCTGGATGCAAAGAGTAATTatatattttgagaaatcaTTCCACACGCTATCCTTCTATtataaattttggctttttggattttggctgtcACCAGTGAGGTGtaattccttctaatcacacctattttagatCACCAGCGATTAACTGGTTCTGAAGAGGCTAAAAACAAACAAACGATCACCAGTTAGCAACATAAAGAAATGACACAATGTCTGAACCATCCTTTAAAACCATTTAAAGACTACGATCCGATAATTGCGAAGCAATGAACATGAGCATTGTAGGAGAATTGTTCCAAATTTCTCatagagatttttttgtttttaaaagctcaattgtttttatttttaaaagctcaattaaaatcttaaaaatttttgtacaaCCTGATTGCAAATTCTATTTCTTAatcaataattttacaaaaaaaatgcattacataaataatttttttaaccgATAAGATATAGTTCAGAAAATAATAGGTAGCAgtagttaaataaaatatataaaatttatgaataatatATTATCAAGTCTTATACATAGAGATAGatagattttatttaattaaaaaaattattttaattaaaaaataggaTTTACTAAATATATAATTCATTCAGTCCAATacaaataaaactttttcataTAAGCATGAATGAAGAagtaataaatcaaaaaataaaacaaactaACAACAATTTTATCTGCAATCTTAATAACAATGTGTTTCCTTCTGGCGTAGTCCAAAGTCTCATCGCTTTGCTTTAGTAAGAATCTTCTGGAGCCAGCACCACATAAATATATATACTTCTTCGATGAATATTCCGAATAGTAGTCGTAGTAGAAGTCATCACGGTCTGCATCTTTTATATGTTTCATCAATGTGAAAAAATTTGTATTATCAAAGTTCCAGGTATTAAAcatgaaaaattgcaatttgcaCGTTGTATAGCAAATAGTTCGGAGAATTGGAAGAAGTCTGatgaaagaaaaagtaaaatttattaatttgtagCAGGTgtaaaaaatcagaaataatACTTTTGTTTAACTTTGAAGATCTTTCCTATTTGATCGAAGATCAACCCAGGTAGAAATTGTACGAAAATACCGATGAATTTGAATAAGAATAATGATTCTGTGGTTAATGTTCTAGCTGACCAAACTGCCTGATCAACTGGGAAGTAATTCACAACTTCCATTGAATGTTCCAAAAGTGACCGAATGCTCATTCTTTTCTTTGCTCCAGCGGCGCAGTTGTAAATCTCAAGTTCTGGTAGTTGGTTGTGTCTTTCATAGTTAAGACCATGGACATAGGCTGTGACTATCAGCGACTTTACAACGATATCCAACGGAATATAGTCGCATTGTGTTTCCAGTTTAAACAAACCCACATGATTTATACCCAAGGATCCAGGAAGAGTAAAAGCGATTGGGCCATTGATGAAATCTAACCTAatgcaaattttaataattaaaattttacaagaattagagaagtagggtaagtgtgccaaatttcggcatagtttcttgcaagcgccaaagtcttaagtttgaaatttaatatttttaatacaaattcgattttttgttacttcattttaaggagtgttgcttggaaccttgtatttatcgtctttatattctttaaaataattcttaatgcattttaaaatgaagaaaaatgtagatatagctttgatggcctatttcggccaccttggttctcatagttccgtgcccttccggaattcttccaaagtctttttcacatcatctcgatcgtagaatggacatttttttctattattttgtattgtatattctctagagtttgcaaaatctaaaaatttatggaattttgaggaaaaatagaggtgtccgaaattgcaagctggccgaaatttggtacacttaccctattccttGGAATTCTTTTCGGAAAAGGCTCAAATTGCCTCTAATGGTAGAAATTTACGTAAAAGCTATAATAAGAatgcgaaaaatattttaaaagccaatctctggtaaaaataaaaggatcaaattgatctaaatttgattcttttgcaaaggatggatcaaattaacatgttctattatgataaatgtgcattcaaaatttgaaacttgataaatcctttgcaaaaggatcaaatttggatcaattttatcctattcaatttagtgaaattcaatcgattataGCTTTACCTATTACTCTATCAAACTGAAATCATATATAATTGACAAAAAGATACAAAACAATTATAACTGATTTCAGTTTaagaaaaaagaagtaaaatttcaacctgaatttctcaaaattgaaaagGCGTCTTAGCGCCACTAGCATTCGAATTTAATTTGAAGAAATTtcttaatattgtttttttttttggttttatcaAAATGAATCTACtatgtataaaaataattaaaattgaaaaattagacGGGTCTATTTAGCGAACGTTTTACCACAACTTTtagaaatgaattttaaaaattaccttTGTTTGAAAACAAATTAAGAAAACTGCATTTGAAAGCCATGAAATGAAAAAATTGctgttttgaaattgaaatcatACACTtccgtaaaaattaaaatgtagaaAGTTTAGTCATGCCATAATACCATTGATTAGTATTAGGAATATATTAAGTATAGACGTTTTGCATGAATtacccttaactctttcgcgtcccacttttattcagcagatgaattcatgtaaaattgagtttttcctaatgctttatgatcaaatataataattcagagaggaaaaaaattttccattgcgtgaaaactcggaaaaaccccgggtcatatatgaccctgttgtcctcaagggaagtgtatttaccattttcaaaatctatatcacgggctttctaagagtttttttgcttaaagttgttaatttggccaaaaccatggcaaactggattgctttgatgaacactgtactcctggtgttcaaggaatcttcctggtaatcccctgaacagtcactgtcacaatattttgagtggtatttggcaaaaataaacttatccacatatttattcacacacaatacaattgcacaatatgaaacgcttgcagaatactcta is from Phlebotomus papatasi isolate M1 chromosome 1, Ppap_2.1, whole genome shotgun sequence and encodes:
- the LOC129799594 gene encoding putative fatty acyl-CoA reductase CG8306; its protein translation is MDCDRDAPRISEFFRDREVFITGGTGSVGKALIEKILFSCPDVKKIYLLMRPKKKLDIHERLAKFSSGIIFNRVRAKDCTLLKKLVPINGDSKEIGLGLRNEDKKLMENVSVIFHGAASVRFDDPLKDAILLNTRGTWEVIKFAETLKKLCVFVHISTTYCYPYLLNIEEKLYPMSANWRESIRIAENVDRETLDIIGPLYMKSYPNSYCFSKGLSEQIFNEYKDKLPVVIFRPSIVTPSLREPYPGWLDFINGPIAFTLPGSLGINHVGLFKLETQCDYIPLDIVVKSLIVTAYVHGLNYERHNQLPELEIYNCAAGAKKRMSIRSLLEHSMEVVNYFPVDQAVWSARTLTTESLFLFKFIGIFVQFLPGLIFDQIGKIFKVKQKLLPILRTICYTTCKLQFFMFNTWNFDNTNFFTLMKHIKDADRDDFYYDYYSEYSSKKYIYLCGAGSRRFLLKQSDETLDYARRKHIVIKIADKIVVSLFYFLIYYFFIHAYMKKFYLYWTE